The window GAACGCGCGGACTTCGAACGCCACCTCGCGGAGTGCGAGTCGTGCGCCGAGGAAGTGCGCGAACTGGAGGCGACGGCGACTCGGCTCGGCGAGGCCGCGGCCGCACGACCGCCCGCGGCGATGAAGGCGGCGGTGATGACCCGCATCGGGGACGTCCGGCAGCTGCCGCCGATCGGCGACGAACTCGCGGTGCGGCGCAAGCGGTGGTCGACCCGGATCCTGGGCATGGCGGCGGCCGCGCTGCTGGTGGTGTCGGTGGCGCTCGGGGTGGCGCTGGTGCAGACCCAGCGGGACTTGGACGCGGGTCGGCGGCAGGGGGCGGCGATGGCGGAGCTGCTGTCGGCGTCGGATGCCCGGGTGGTCAACGGGTCGACGCCCGCGGGGCTCAGCGGGACTGTTGTGGTGTCGCGGGAACGTGGGCAGGTGATGCTGCTGGCCGACAAGATTCCGGCCGCGCCCGCGGGGAAGACGTATCAGGTGTGGCTGATCGGCGGCGAGAAGCGCTCGATCGGCCTGCTCACCCCTGACGAACGCGGCAAGGCCCACCTGCTCGACGCCTCCGGCGTCGGCGATGCCGTGGCGATCGGCGTGACCGTGGAACCCGCCGGCGGCTCCCGCCAACCCACCACCGACCCCGTCATGGCCATGACCCTCCCCGCTTGACCCACCCGAATGTCGAACTCACTCGCCTGAACGTCGAACTCACTTGCCGGAAAGGGCGACTCGTTCGCTGGACGGGGCGACTCGCGATGGTCGCGAGTCGCCCCTTCTGGCAAGTGAGTCGCCCCTTCGGGCGAGTGAGTTCGACGTTCAGGCGGGTGAGTTCGACGGTCGGGTCAGGTGTCCAGGGCGGTGAGGATGTCGGCGACCAGGTCGGTGGGGTCTTCGCAGCCGCAGGAGAAGCGGAGTAGGCCGTCGGGGACTGGGTCGCCCCAGCGGGCTCGGCGGTCGGCGGTGGAGTGGAGGCCGCCGAAGCTGGTGGCCGAGGAGACCAAGGTGGTGGTGGCGACGAAGGTGTCCGCTGCCTGCGCCGACTCCAACTCGAAGGTGACCACTCCGCCGAAGCGGCGCATCTGGCGGGACGCGAGTTCGTGTGCGGGGTCGTGTTCCGAGCCGGGCCAGCGGATCCCGCGGATTCGCGGGTGCTCACGCAGCGCCTCGTAAACGGCTGCCGCGTTCTCCGCCTGCCGTGCCAGCCGCAGATCCAGGGTTCCCAGACCCCGGTGCGCCAGCCAGACCTCGAACGGGCCCGGGACGCTCCCGCTGCCGGTGCGCTCCGAGCGGAGACGGGCCGCCAGGTCCGGGTCGGCGGTGCTGATGTGGCCGAGCACCACATCGCTGTGGCCCGCGAGTGCTTTGGTGTCGCTGGCGAAGACCACGTCCGCGCCCAGGGAGAGGGGACGTTGGCCCAGTGGGGTCGCCGTGGTGTTGTCGACCGCCATCAGCGCGCCCGCCGCGTGGGCGAGGTCGGCCACGGCGGCGATGTCGCACACGTCCAACCGGGGGTTCGACGGCGTCTCGACGATCACCAGGCGGGCGCCCTCGACCATGTCCGCCGTCCACACCATGCCGGTCGGCAGTTCACGGACCGTCAGGTCCAGCGCGGCCAGGTTGTCGCGGACGTAGGTGCGGGTCAGGTAGTAGCCGTCCGACGGGAGCACGACAGTGTCCCCCGCGCGAAGCACCGTGCGCAGCAGGGACGTCGTGGCGGCCATGCCGGAGGCGAAGACGACACATGTGCCGCCGTCGAGGTCGCCGATCGCCGACTCCAGTGCGTCCCAGGTCGGGTTGTCGGCGCGGCCATAGGAGTGTGCGCCGCCGAGGTGGAACTGCGAGGCGAGCACCGGCTGCGGCCCCACCGGGGCACCGGGTTCGGCCGGGGGCAGTCCGGCGTGCACGCAGCGGGTGCCGTCGCCGAGGGTCATCGTTCCGGCTTCGTCTTGCGGCCGATCAGCTCGCCCGCCATCTCGCGCGGGTCGAAACCGTCGTGGCAGACCCGGTGGACGACCTCGGTGATCGGCATCTCGACCCCGTGCCGCTGGGCGAGTTCGCGGATCGAGGAGCAGGACTTCACGCCTTCGGCGACCTGGCCCTGCGCGGCGGCCTGGGCCTGCGCGACGGTCTCGCCCTTGCCCAGGCGCGCGCCGAAGGTCCGGTTGCGCGACAGCGGCGAGGAGCAGGTGGCGACCAGGTCGCCCAACCCCGCGAGCCCGGAGAAGGTCAGCGGGTCCGCGCCGAGCGCCGCGCCGAGGCGGGCGGTCTCGGCGAGGCCGCGGGTGATCAGCGTGGCCAGGGTGTTCGCGCCGAAGCCGAGGCCGGTGGCCATGCCGCAGGACAGCGCGATGACGTTCTTGCAGGCGCCGCCGATCTCGCAGCCGATGACGTCGGTGATCGTGTACGGCCGGAAGTAGCTGTTCGTGCACAGCTCCTGCAGCGCGACCGCGCGGTCGTGGTCGCGGCAGGCGATGACCGACGCGGTCGGCTGCTCCTGGGCGATCTCCAAGGCGAGGTTCGGTCCCGACACCACCGCGACCCGGTCCTCGTCGACACCGGTGATGTCGACGACGACCTCGCTCATCCGCTTGAGCGTGCCCAGTTCCACGCCCTTGGCCAGGCTCACCAGGGTCGCGTCCGGCGGCAGCAGCGACGACCACGCCGCCAGGTTGTGCCGCAGGCTCTGGCTCGGGACGGCGAGCACGACCGTGTGCGCGCCGTCGAGCGCCACCCTCGGGTCCGAAGTGGACCTCAGGGTGTCCGGGAGCCGCACGCCCGGCAGGTACTCGGCGTTCTCCCGGTGGCGCTCGATGGCCTCCGACACCGAGCCCCGGCGAGCCCACAGGGTGACTTCGCGCCCGCTGTCGGCCATGACCTTGGCGAAGGTGGTGCCCCACGATCCGGCGCCCAGAACGGTGATCTCGGCCATGTCAGCTCGCGGTCTCGTCGCGCTTGGCGCCGGGCCGGAAGAACTCGGCGGGCGGCTGCTCCTCGCGGATCTCGGCCAGCAAATCGCGGACTTGAGTCATCAGCAGGTCGGTGACCTCGCGAAGCAACTGGTTGGTGATGGGCTTGCCGCGGTACGCCGAGAGATCCACGGGGTCACCGACAACAGTGCGCACGTGCTTGCGCGGCAGCGGGCGGAACTTCTTGGTGTACCCGTCCCAGATGTCGTTGGTGCCCCAGCGCGCGGCGGGCAGCACCGGGACGTCGTTCTCCAGGGCCAGCCGCGCCACCCCGGTGCGGGCCCGCATCGGCCAGCCCGTCGGGTCCTTGCTGATGGTGCCTTCGGGGTAGATCACCACGACCTTGCCCTCCTGGAGTGCCTCATGCGCGGCCCGCAGGCTGTCCTTGGCCTCCGACGACCCACGGTAGACGGGGATGCCGCCGGAGCCCTTGAGGATGCGGCCGAAGATCGGCACCTTGAACAGGCTGTCCTTGGCCATGAACCTCGGCACCCGCTTGTTGCGGTGCACGAACACGGCGTCGTTGGGCGGGTCGAGGTGCGAGACGTGGTTCATCACGAGCAGCGCGGCCCCGGTGCGGGGCAGCTTGTCGCCGCCCACGTAGGTGCGCTTGCCCAACCAGGTCATCGGGTAGAAAGCGGCGGCGGCCGCACCGACCCAGAACCCACCCTTCTCGCGCTTGCCCAACGTTCGTCCTCCTCTTCGCGCTGCCGTGGCCCGTGAGTCTCCCTGGCGACCCCGCCTCCGGTCCAGACGGGGTGCCATCGGGCGAGCCGGCAGGATCTCGGGTTGTGGTGGACCTCGTGGTCCCGGTGAAGCACCTCGACCGGGCGAAATCGCGGCTGCGCGGCACGGTGCCGGGCGGTCCGGCGGGGCACCGCGAACTCGTGCTCGCCCTGCTCGTCGACACCCTCACCGCCGCCGTCGCGGCCCCCGGCGTGCGCCGGGTCCTGGTCGTCTGCGAGGACGAGCGGGTGACCGAGGCGGTGGCGGCCACCGGGGCGGAGTGCGTCGACGAGCGCGGGCTGCCGGGTCTCAACGCGGCCCTGCGGTTCGGCGCGGACGTCCTGCTCGCCGACGACCCGGACACCACTGTCGGCGCGCTGCAGGCCGACCTGCCCGCACTGCGCCCAGCGGACCTGGGCACCGCGATCGACCGGGCCGCGGGCGCCCGCGCGTTCGTCGCGGACCGGGAGGGCACCGGCACCACGCTGCTCATCGCCGCCGCGGCCACAGCGCTCGTCCCGAGGTTCGGCGCGGGGTCGGCGCTCGCCCACGGCCGCACGGCCCTGATGGTGGGCGCCGGACTCGCCACGCTGCGCTGTGACGTGGACACCGCGGCGGACCTCAGCGAGGCCATGGCGTTGGGTGTCGGACCCCGCACCAGCCAAGTGGTCGAAGGTATCCGAAGGGTGTGCTGAGAATTAACCGCCAGGTT is drawn from Actinokineospora alba and contains these coding sequences:
- a CDS encoding cystathionine gamma-lyase; the protein is MTLGDGTRCVHAGLPPAEPGAPVGPQPVLASQFHLGGAHSYGRADNPTWDALESAIGDLDGGTCVVFASGMAATTSLLRTVLRAGDTVVLPSDGYYLTRTYVRDNLAALDLTVRELPTGMVWTADMVEGARLVIVETPSNPRLDVCDIAAVADLAHAAGALMAVDNTTATPLGQRPLSLGADVVFASDTKALAGHSDVVLGHISTADPDLAARLRSERTGSGSVPGPFEVWLAHRGLGTLDLRLARQAENAAAVYEALREHPRIRGIRWPGSEHDPAHELASRQMRRFGGVVTFELESAQAADTFVATTTLVSSATSFGGLHSTADRRARWGDPVPDGLLRFSCGCEDPTDLVADILTALDT
- a CDS encoding lysophospholipid acyltransferase family protein; translated protein: MGKREKGGFWVGAAAAAFYPMTWLGKRTYVGGDKLPRTGAALLVMNHVSHLDPPNDAVFVHRNKRVPRFMAKDSLFKVPIFGRILKGSGGIPVYRGSSEAKDSLRAAHEALQEGKVVVIYPEGTISKDPTGWPMRARTGVARLALENDVPVLPAARWGTNDIWDGYTKKFRPLPRKHVRTVVGDPVDLSAYRGKPITNQLLREVTDLLMTQVRDLLAEIREEQPPAEFFRPGAKRDETAS
- a CDS encoding NAD(P)H-dependent glycerol-3-phosphate dehydrogenase, coding for MAEITVLGAGSWGTTFAKVMADSGREVTLWARRGSVSEAIERHRENAEYLPGVRLPDTLRSTSDPRVALDGAHTVVLAVPSQSLRHNLAAWSSLLPPDATLVSLAKGVELGTLKRMSEVVVDITGVDEDRVAVVSGPNLALEIAQEQPTASVIACRDHDRAVALQELCTNSYFRPYTITDVIGCEIGGACKNVIALSCGMATGLGFGANTLATLITRGLAETARLGAALGADPLTFSGLAGLGDLVATCSSPLSRNRTFGARLGKGETVAQAQAAAQGQVAEGVKSCSSIRELAQRHGVEMPITEVVHRVCHDGFDPREMAGELIGRKTKPER
- a CDS encoding anti-sigma factor; its protein translation is MTPDIHALTGAYVLNAVTETERADFERHLAECESCAEEVRELEATATRLGEAAAARPPAAMKAAVMTRIGDVRQLPPIGDELAVRRKRWSTRILGMAAAALLVVSVALGVALVQTQRDLDAGRRQGAAMAELLSASDARVVNGSTPAGLSGTVVVSRERGQVMLLADKIPAAPAGKTYQVWLIGGEKRSIGLLTPDERGKAHLLDASGVGDAVAIGVTVEPAGGSRQPTTDPVMAMTLPA
- the cofC gene encoding 2-phospho-L-lactate guanylyltransferase; translation: MDLVVPVKHLDRAKSRLRGTVPGGPAGHRELVLALLVDTLTAAVAAPGVRRVLVVCEDERVTEAVAATGAECVDERGLPGLNAALRFGADVLLADDPDTTVGALQADLPALRPADLGTAIDRAAGARAFVADREGTGTTLLIAAAATALVPRFGAGSALAHGRTALMVGAGLATLRCDVDTAADLSEAMALGVGPRTSQVVEGIRRVC